The following are encoded in a window of Vespa crabro chromosome 2, iyVesCrab1.2, whole genome shotgun sequence genomic DNA:
- the LOC124421871 gene encoding bifunctional 3'-phosphoadenosine 5'-phosphosulfate synthase 2-like: MTGLSGAGKTSISFKLEEFLVSQGIPAYGLDGDNVRTGLNRNLGFSKEDREENVRRVAEVAKLFADGGVITLCSFVSPFEEDRRMARKIHEDSELPFFEIFVNASLKICEARDVKGLYKKARSGIIKAFTGIDQKYEIPIKPDLVVNTENATVEESTARVIEFLENRNIIPKMYGLGRSVHELFVPESMIENVQKEAENLQAIEINEVDLQWIQVLAEGWAAPLKGFMKEKQYLQSQYFNCLTENGVQINQSIPIVLAINVDDKERCQNVKSLTLKYNGRNLAILRNPEFYFHRKEERCSKIFGTNDIGHPYIKMIYESGDWLVGGELEVIEKIRWNDGLDEYRLTPNEIREKCREMGADAVFAFQLRNPIHNGHALLMQDTRKRLLERGYRKPVLLLHPLGGWTKDDDVPLAVRIKQHQAVLEDDVLHEDTILAIFPSPMSYAGPTEVQWHAKGRLIAGANFYIVGRDPAGIPHPNKDATPDGNLYDSTHGAKVLSMAPGLQNLEIIPFRVAAYDIKQRSMTFYDPERHDDFIFISGTKMRNLAKSGENPPEGFMAPKAWKILSEYYQRINNN; the protein is encoded by the exons ATGACTGGACTTTCTGGAGCTGGAAAGACTTCGATATCGTTCAAGTTAGAAGAATTTCTTGTATCCCAG gGTATACCAGCTTATGGTTTAGATGGTGATAATGTTCGTACTGGTTTGAATCGAAATTTAGGTTTCAGTAAAGAGGATCGGGAAGAAAATGTCCGACGAGTGGCCGAAGTGGCTAAGTTATTCGCCGATGGAGGTGTAATCACTTTATGTAGCTTCGTTTCACCCTTCGAAGAGGACAGAAGAATGGCTCGAAAAATTCACGAAGATTCGGAATTGCCCTTCTTCGAGATATTCGTTAACGCGTCATTGAAGATCTGTGAGGCACGAGACGTAAAAGGTCTTTACAAGAAAGCTAGATCTGGTATCATCAAGGCTTTTACCGGTATCGATCAAAAGTATGAAATACCTATTAAGCCTGATCTCGTTGTTAATACGGAAAATGCAACGGTAGAGGAATCTACGGCGAGGGTCATTGAATTTCTCGAAAATCGTAATATCATACCAAAGATGTACGGATTGGGAAGATCTGTTCATGAATTATTTGTTCCTGAATCGATGATCGAGAATGTTCAAAAGGAGGCGGAAAATTTACAAGCGATCGAAATCAACGAAGTAGATCTTCAATGGATTCAAGTTCTTGCTGAAGGTTGGGCGGCTCCGCTTAAAGGATTCATGAAGGagaaacaatatttacaa TCTCAATATTTCAACTGTTTAACGGAAAATGGCGTACAGATCAATCAATCGATCCCAATAGTTCTTGCTATTAACGTTGACGATAAGGAACGTTGTCAGAACGTTAAATCTTTGACACTGAAATACAATGGAAGAAATCTGGCAATTCTTAGAAATCcggaattttattttcatcgaaagGAAGAACGTTGTTCGAAGATATTTGGCACGAATGATATTGGTCAtccttatataaaaatgatatatgaatCCGGTGATTGGTTGGTCGGTGGTGAACTCGaggtaattgaaaaaatacgaTGGAACGATGGTCTTGATGAATATAGATTGACTCCTAACGAGATCAGAGAAAAGTGTCGTGAAATGGGAGCAGATGCGGTATTCGCTTTTCAACTTCGAAATCCTATACACAATGGACATGCTCTTCTTATGCAg gATACAAGAAAACGTTTGCTCGAACGTGGTTATCGTAAACCTGTTCTTCTTTTACATCCTCTGGGTGGGTGGACGAAAGATGACGATGTACCTTTAGCAGTCAGAATAAAACAACATCAAGCTGTCCTCGAAGATGATGTCTTACACGAGGATACGATTTTAGCTATATTCCCTAGTCCCATGTCTTATGCCGGACCAACAGAA GTACAATGGCATGCCAAAGGTAGACTAATAGCCGGTGCTAACTTTTATATCGTTGGCAGAGATCCTGCCGGTATACCACATCCAAATAAAGATGCTACACCTGATGGTAATCTATATGATAGTACCCATGGCGCTAAAGTACTTTCGATGGCTCCTGGTCTTCAAAACCTTGAGATTATACCTTTTCGAGTAGCTGCTTACGACATAAAACAAAGGAGTATGACGTTTTATGATCCCGAAAGACATGAtgactttatatttatttcaggaACAAAAATGCGAA ATCTAGCGAAGTCTGGGGAAAATCCACCAGAAGGTTTCATGGCGCCCAAAGCATGGAAAATTTTATCAGAATACTATCaacgaataaataacaattaa